The proteins below are encoded in one region of Casimicrobium huifangae:
- the lipB gene encoding lipoyl(octanoyl) transferase LipB: protein MLIRRLGRADYQATWDAMRAFTDARTPATEDELWVCEHAPVFTQGIAGKEEHLLLNPTGIPVVKTDRGGQITYHGPGQTMVYVLLDLRRAGYGVRELVQRIERGVIAMLASHGVTAYGKRDAPGVYVRPDSNRPEAKIASLGLKVRNGCTYHGVAFNVAMDLAPFACINPCGYSGLAVTDLATLTGTAPDYDAVSVALAGALQQSLATSTAFS, encoded by the coding sequence ATGTTGATTCGCCGTCTCGGTCGTGCCGACTATCAGGCGACGTGGGATGCCATGCGTGCCTTCACCGACGCACGTACGCCCGCGACCGAAGACGAACTCTGGGTGTGCGAACACGCGCCGGTGTTCACCCAGGGTATCGCCGGCAAGGAGGAGCACTTGCTGCTCAATCCGACGGGCATCCCGGTGGTGAAGACCGATCGCGGCGGGCAGATCACCTATCACGGCCCCGGCCAGACGATGGTCTATGTGCTGCTCGACCTGCGCCGTGCCGGATACGGTGTGCGCGAACTGGTGCAGCGTATCGAGCGTGGTGTGATTGCAATGCTGGCCAGCCATGGCGTCACGGCTTATGGCAAACGCGATGCGCCGGGCGTCTACGTGCGTCCCGACAGCAACCGGCCGGAAGCCAAGATCGCCTCGCTCGGGCTCAAGGTGCGCAATGGCTGCACCTATCACGGGGTCGCCTTCAACGTGGCGATGGACCTGGCGCCGTTCGCCTGCATCAATCCCTGCGGTTACAGCGGGCTTGCGGTCACCGATCTGGCTACGCTCACGGGCACCGCGCCCGACTACGACGCGGTGTCAGTGGCGCTGGCCGGGGCGTTACAGCAGTCGTTGGCAACGAGTACAGCTTTTTCATGA
- a CDS encoding tetratricopeptide repeat protein codes for MAPCPCGSGKRYKHCCGAAAVQGSSSPASLLPPHADLERAMALHQAGQIDDAERLYRELLTHTPEHATARHYLGVCHYQRGQLPEAAIEISSALRSNPAEPMALNNLGLVYKAQGDNAAAGQCFTHAIEQDPHSAVALTNRGLLLLESGRTEEAIRDCAAAAEYAPTLAETHNNLAKALVAVRRIVEAEAAWARAVAANPDLAEAHFNRAEVLVELRRFEAAIESYRCAEALNPAMPWLAGGLMHAQMHACDWTDFASHEAKILAAVDRGDKAIKPLPLIALRSTMAQQQRCARAIISEKFAGHHRRPVIANHRHDRLRIAYLSADFRTHPTSQLIAGLIEHHDRARFEVLGVYVGPPQQDEWRARMERAFDRFFDFHGNSDEAIATALQSLEIDILIDLMGHTHMARHGVLAARIAPVQANYLGYPGTAGAPFVDYIIADPVLIEPDDRDYYDEKIVTLPYTYQPNDDKRELPGAPGSRTDHGLPAEGFVFCCFNNSFKITPVEFDIWMRLLQQIEGSVLWLLQPTEVAERNLRRETAARGVDASRLCFAPRLSSLATHFGRHRHADLFLDTFNYNAHTTASDALWSGLPVLTCRGDTFASRVAASLLGAIGLPELVTTSIAAYEARARELATDATQLRGIRDKLHRHRDSHPLFDIARFTRHIESAYVAMHQRAVAGLAPDHIAVTA; via the coding sequence ATGGCACCCTGCCCCTGTGGCAGCGGCAAGCGCTACAAGCATTGCTGCGGCGCTGCCGCGGTGCAAGGGTCTAGCTCTCCGGCGTCACTTTTGCCACCTCACGCAGACCTCGAGCGTGCAATGGCGCTGCATCAGGCCGGACAGATCGATGACGCCGAGCGCTTGTATCGCGAACTGCTCACTCATACGCCTGAGCATGCCACCGCGCGGCACTATCTGGGGGTCTGCCACTACCAGCGCGGGCAACTGCCGGAGGCGGCCATTGAGATTTCTAGCGCGCTCCGGAGCAACCCGGCGGAGCCGATGGCGCTCAATAATCTGGGCCTCGTCTACAAGGCACAGGGTGACAACGCCGCCGCCGGACAGTGTTTCACGCACGCCATCGAACAGGATCCGCACAGTGCCGTCGCGCTCACCAACCGTGGCCTGCTGCTGCTGGAAAGCGGTCGTACCGAGGAAGCGATTCGCGACTGTGCAGCAGCAGCGGAGTACGCGCCGACGCTCGCCGAAACACACAACAACCTGGCCAAGGCGCTGGTCGCGGTGCGGCGCATCGTCGAAGCCGAAGCGGCATGGGCGCGGGCAGTGGCGGCCAATCCCGATCTCGCCGAAGCCCATTTCAACCGCGCCGAGGTTCTGGTGGAGCTGCGCCGCTTCGAAGCCGCGATCGAGAGTTATCGGTGCGCCGAAGCGTTGAATCCTGCCATGCCCTGGCTCGCTGGCGGTCTCATGCACGCGCAGATGCACGCTTGCGACTGGACTGACTTTGCGTCGCATGAAGCGAAGATCCTGGCCGCAGTGGATCGTGGCGACAAAGCCATCAAGCCGCTGCCGTTGATCGCACTGCGCTCCACCATGGCGCAACAGCAGCGCTGCGCGCGCGCGATCATCAGCGAAAAATTTGCCGGTCATCACCGCCGCCCGGTGATCGCCAACCATCGCCACGACCGTCTGCGTATCGCCTACCTTTCAGCCGATTTTCGGACCCATCCCACGTCGCAGCTGATCGCCGGCCTGATTGAGCACCATGACCGCGCCCGCTTCGAGGTGCTGGGCGTCTACGTCGGCCCGCCGCAACAGGACGAGTGGCGGGCACGCATGGAGCGCGCGTTCGACCGCTTTTTTGACTTCCATGGCAATAGTGACGAGGCCATCGCCACGGCACTGCAATCGCTGGAGATCGACATCCTGATCGATCTCATGGGACACACTCATATGGCGCGCCATGGCGTACTGGCGGCCCGCATTGCTCCGGTCCAGGCCAACTATCTGGGCTATCCCGGCACCGCTGGTGCGCCGTTCGTCGACTACATCATTGCCGACCCGGTGTTGATCGAGCCGGACGATCGCGATTACTACGACGAAAAGATCGTCACGCTGCCTTACACCTATCAGCCCAACGACGACAAGCGGGAGCTGCCAGGTGCCCCTGGCAGTCGGACGGACCACGGCCTGCCGGCCGAGGGCTTCGTCTTTTGTTGTTTCAACAACTCGTTCAAGATCACGCCGGTCGAATTCGACATCTGGATGCGACTGTTGCAGCAAATCGAAGGCAGCGTGCTCTGGCTGCTGCAGCCGACCGAAGTGGCTGAGCGCAATCTGCGTCGGGAAACTGCTGCGCGAGGCGTCGATGCATCGCGCCTGTGCTTCGCACCGCGGTTATCGTCCCTGGCCACGCACTTTGGGCGTCACCGCCATGCCGATTTGTTCCTCGATACCTTCAACTACAACGCGCATACCACCGCCAGCGATGCGCTGTGGTCGGGCCTGCCGGTGTTGACCTGTCGCGGTGACACCTTTGCCAGCCGTGTCGCCGCCAGCCTGCTCGGTGCGATTGGCTTGCCAGAGCTGGTTACCACTTCGATCGCGGCCTATGAAGCCCGTGCCCGCGAACTGGCCACCGACGCCACACAACTGCGAGGCATCCGCGACAAGCTCCATCGCCACCGGGATAGCCATCCGTTGTTCGACATCGCCCGGTTCACCCGCCACATTGAATCGGCCTACGTGGCCATGCATCAACGTGCGGTCGCCGGGCTGGCGCCCGATCACATCGCGGTCACTGCCTGA
- a CDS encoding PfkB family carbohydrate kinase yields the protein MTHKPRVICLGVATLDQIFRVDTIPEAPAKFGALEFIVTGGGMAANAAVAVKRLGGEAQYWGRVGDDDVGDQILRQLEREGVDVSHVFRLPGARSKTSAILVDNRGERLICSAPAQGYPADTSWLPLGEVQHADAVHADSRWKPGAIALFDAAAAAAIPSVFDADAGDPEEVLTIAQRATHPVFSEPMLKSLGFGAPDVAIPRAFGGRNVICGVTLGERGTWWFDGQRLQLTPARPVHAIDTLGAGDTWHGALAFALAEKQPLREALQFATDVAALKCTRFGGRNGIPTRDEVNAFRATFC from the coding sequence ATGACTCACAAGCCCCGTGTCATCTGCCTCGGTGTCGCAACGCTCGACCAGATTTTTCGTGTCGACACCATTCCGGAGGCACCGGCCAAATTCGGGGCACTGGAATTCATCGTCACCGGTGGTGGCATGGCCGCCAATGCGGCCGTTGCCGTCAAGCGCCTGGGTGGCGAGGCACAGTACTGGGGCCGCGTTGGTGATGACGATGTCGGCGACCAGATCTTGCGCCAGCTTGAGCGCGAAGGGGTCGATGTATCGCATGTGTTTCGCCTGCCCGGAGCGCGCTCGAAAACCTCGGCGATCTTGGTTGACAACCGCGGCGAGCGCCTGATCTGCTCAGCACCGGCCCAAGGCTATCCGGCTGACACATCATGGCTTCCGCTTGGGGAAGTGCAGCACGCCGACGCCGTACATGCCGATTCGCGCTGGAAACCGGGCGCCATCGCCCTGTTTGATGCGGCGGCGGCAGCCGCCATCCCAAGCGTGTTCGACGCCGATGCGGGCGACCCTGAAGAAGTGCTCACTATCGCGCAACGGGCGACACATCCGGTATTCAGCGAACCGATGCTGAAAAGTCTGGGGTTCGGCGCGCCAGACGTCGCCATTCCGCGCGCCTTCGGTGGCCGCAACGTGATCTGCGGTGTGACCCTCGGCGAGCGCGGCACCTGGTGGTTCGACGGTCAACGCCTGCAGCTCACCCCCGCACGCCCGGTGCATGCAATCGACACGCTGGGCGCCGGCGACACCTGGCATGGCGCGCTCGCCTTTGCGCTGGCCGAGAAGCAGCCGCTCCGGGAGGCGCTGCAGTTTGCCACCGACGTGGCCGCACTCAAGTGCACGCGGTTTGGCGGGCGCAATGGCATCCCCACTCGCGACGAGGTCAATGCGTTTCGCGCCACTTTTTGCTGA
- a CDS encoding S41 family peptidase, with protein MGAMWQKAAWVGAGATMGIALSLAITVDANRDAKSTIPLDELRTFSEVYSRVKNDYVEPVSDKKLIEQAIGGMVSSLDPHSTFLDESAFKDLRTTTTGKFGGIGIEIGTEDGFIKVISPIDETPAARAGIRAGDLITKVDGETTRGLTTTKAVDMMRGSPGTKVKLEVFRKDERATHTFALVREQIKIQGVKAKMVEPGISFIRVRTFNETTVADVARVLTEQNAQTPLKGVVLDLRNNPGGLLDAAVGLSAMFLPKDAMVVYTEGRMEGSKTKFFASRDYYARRGGDPLANVPEILKTVPVVVMTNGASASASEIVAGALQDHKRATIMGTTTFGKGSVQNIIPLSQTTGVKLTTSRYYTPNGRSIQGTGIEPDVLIEQLTWDGVIAPKLQREKDLSRHLIGKNETKDAAPEEDTSEDAQEAKLIKVREDQKKLKGFDWGNDKDFLFSQALNKVKGLPVVRSTVEAAGTTAKANVPAQ; from the coding sequence ATGGGTGCTATGTGGCAAAAGGCGGCGTGGGTCGGTGCTGGTGCGACGATGGGTATCGCGCTGTCGCTCGCCATCACGGTTGACGCCAATCGCGATGCGAAATCAACCATTCCGCTCGATGAGCTGCGCACCTTCTCCGAGGTTTACTCGCGGGTCAAGAATGACTACGTGGAGCCGGTCAGCGACAAGAAGCTGATTGAGCAGGCGATCGGTGGCATGGTGTCCAGCCTCGATCCGCATTCCACCTTCCTCGATGAGTCCGCGTTCAAGGACCTGCGCACGACGACCACCGGCAAGTTCGGCGGCATCGGCATCGAGATTGGTACCGAAGACGGCTTCATCAAGGTGATCTCGCCGATCGACGAGACCCCGGCTGCCCGCGCAGGCATTCGCGCGGGCGATCTGATCACCAAGGTGGATGGCGAAACCACGCGCGGATTGACCACCACCAAGGCGGTCGACATGATGCGCGGCTCGCCGGGTACCAAAGTCAAACTCGAAGTGTTCCGCAAGGATGAGCGGGCCACGCACACCTTCGCACTGGTGCGCGAGCAGATCAAGATTCAGGGTGTCAAGGCGAAGATGGTTGAGCCGGGCATCTCGTTCATCCGTGTTCGTACGTTCAATGAAACTACCGTGGCCGATGTCGCGAGGGTGCTGACCGAACAGAATGCACAGACGCCGCTCAAGGGTGTGGTGCTCGATCTGCGCAATAACCCGGGCGGCCTGCTTGATGCGGCGGTTGGGCTGTCAGCCATGTTTCTGCCGAAAGATGCGATGGTGGTGTACACCGAAGGCCGCATGGAAGGCAGCAAGACCAAATTTTTCGCCAGCCGTGATTACTATGCCCGTCGTGGTGGCGATCCACTCGCCAACGTGCCGGAGATCCTGAAGACCGTACCGGTGGTGGTGATGACCAACGGCGCCTCGGCGTCAGCCTCCGAGATCGTCGCCGGCGCACTGCAGGATCACAAGCGTGCCACCATCATGGGCACGACCACCTTCGGCAAGGGCTCGGTGCAGAACATCATCCCCTTGTCGCAGACCACCGGCGTAAAGCTCACGACTTCGCGCTACTACACACCGAACGGCCGCTCGATTCAGGGCACCGGTATCGAACCGGACGTACTGATTGAGCAGCTGACCTGGGATGGCGTCATTGCGCCGAAGCTGCAGCGCGAAAAGGACCTTTCGCGCCACCTGATCGGCAAGAACGAGACCAAGGATGCCGCGCCCGAAGAGGACACCTCCGAAGACGCGCAGGAAGCCAAGCTGATCAAGGTGCGTGAAGACCAGAAGAAGCTCAAGGGTTTTGACTGGGGCAACGACAAGGACTTCCTCTTCTCGCAGGCGCTGAACAAGGTGAAAGGCCTGCCGGTCGTTCGCTCCACGGTCGAGGCGGCGGGCACCACCGCCAAGGCGAACGTACCCGCCCAATAA
- the dut gene encoding dUTP diphosphatase, translating into MKIQFKVLRESARQNLPAYATTGSAGLDLRACIDTAIELAPGATTLIPTGIAIHIADPGYAALILPRSGLGHKHGIVLGNLVGLIDSDYQGELMVSCWNRNAAGSAAFTIQPQERIAQLVIVPVQQVQFQEVAEFSASDRGAGGFGSTGRS; encoded by the coding sequence ATGAAGATTCAGTTCAAGGTACTGCGCGAATCTGCGCGCCAGAATTTGCCAGCCTACGCGACGACCGGCTCCGCCGGTCTCGATCTGCGTGCCTGCATCGATACCGCGATTGAGCTCGCGCCCGGGGCCACCACCTTGATCCCGACGGGCATCGCCATCCACATCGCCGATCCTGGTTATGCGGCGCTGATCCTGCCACGGTCAGGCTTGGGTCACAAGCACGGCATTGTGCTTGGCAATCTGGTGGGGCTGATCGATAGCGACTATCAGGGCGAACTGATGGTGAGCTGCTGGAACCGCAACGCTGCCGGCAGTGCCGCTTTCACCATTCAACCGCAGGAGCGCATCGCGCAACTGGTGATCGTGCCGGTGCAGCAAGTGCAGTTTCAGGAAGTGGCCGAGTTTTCCGCCAGTGACCGCGGCGCCGGTGGCTTTGGCAGTACCGGACGCTCGTAA
- the lipA gene encoding lipoyl synthase: MDSQQTPASTETLPTNAQGVKHKGEGKTARIPIKVVSAPMLRKPEWIRVKAPTGEHAARFGEIKKILREHNLHSVCEEASCPNIGECFGKGTATFMIMGDICTRRCPFCDVGHGRPNPLDADEPKNLAKTIAALKLKYVVITSVDRDDLRDGGAGHFVDCIRQVREQSPQTQIEVLVPDFRGRVDRALAILEAAPPDVMNHNLETVPRLYKQARPGSDYAHSLALLRDFKAKIPQVPTKSGLMVGLGETDDEILAVMRDMREHNIDMLTIGQYLQPSKDHLPVLRYVHPDTFAMFEREAYAMGFKHAAVGAMVRSSYHADRQADGVTV, translated from the coding sequence ATGGACTCGCAGCAAACTCCCGCCAGCACTGAAACTCTGCCCACCAACGCTCAGGGCGTCAAGCACAAGGGCGAAGGCAAGACCGCACGCATTCCGATCAAGGTGGTCAGCGCGCCGATGCTGCGCAAGCCCGAGTGGATTCGCGTCAAGGCGCCGACTGGTGAACACGCCGCACGCTTCGGCGAGATCAAGAAAATTTTGCGCGAACACAACCTCCATTCGGTGTGTGAGGAGGCGAGCTGTCCGAACATCGGCGAGTGCTTCGGCAAGGGCACCGCGACCTTCATGATCATGGGCGATATCTGCACCCGGCGCTGCCCGTTCTGCGATGTCGGTCATGGCCGCCCCAATCCGCTCGACGCCGACGAGCCGAAGAATCTCGCCAAGACCATCGCTGCGCTGAAGCTCAAATATGTGGTGATCACTAGCGTCGATCGCGACGACCTGCGCGATGGCGGTGCCGGTCACTTCGTCGATTGCATCCGTCAGGTGCGCGAGCAGTCACCACAAACGCAGATTGAAGTGCTGGTGCCCGACTTCCGCGGCCGCGTTGATCGCGCGCTGGCCATTCTTGAAGCGGCGCCGCCGGATGTGATGAACCACAATCTGGAAACCGTGCCACGTCTTTACAAGCAGGCGCGTCCGGGTTCCGACTACGCGCATTCGCTGGCGCTGCTGCGTGATTTCAAGGCGAAGATTCCGCAGGTGCCGACCAAGAGCGGCCTGATGGTGGGCCTTGGCGAGACTGACGACGAAATCCTCGCCGTCATGCGCGACATGCGTGAGCACAACATTGACATGCTCACCATCGGACAATATCTACAGCCGTCAAAAGATCACCTGCCAGTGCTGCGCTATGTGCACCCTGACACTTTCGCGATGTTCGAGCGCGAGGCCTACGCGATGGGCTTCAAGCACGCCGCCGTGGGCGCCATGGTCCGTTCGAGCTACCACGCAGACCGGCAGGCCGACGGCGTGACTGTCTAG
- a CDS encoding glycosyltransferase family 2 protein: MIKNDGDIVEAFVRHHAMLFDHLVVLDHSSTDNTPAILRALQHEGLPLTVMRDESLSFQQGLRTTELARAAFARLGADFVFPLDADELLKVASRPALEAALAAIPRGQCGRLRWQNYIVTAADDTAQLNPVARIRHRAQTEPKEEHKVVLPRGSLADPSWQIAYGNHFLTRETAAGVETALTQDIDGAVLAHFPVRSQEQLHQKIILGWLSVRLQNPVDFKPVEAAASADTQFWHWRDLFASTLRNPRFSAADLQCFALALYVHKCRIDDPLPPMSLVEDPLPTPYSLRYTAPATDVALTSLARWTDRLLTRVGDML, encoded by the coding sequence ATGATCAAGAACGACGGCGACATCGTCGAAGCGTTCGTACGTCATCATGCGATGCTGTTCGATCATCTGGTCGTGCTTGATCATTCGTCAACCGACAACACGCCCGCCATCCTGCGCGCCTTGCAGCATGAGGGTTTGCCGCTGACGGTGATGCGCGACGAGTCATTGTCGTTTCAGCAGGGGCTGCGCACCACCGAGCTGGCGCGGGCGGCGTTCGCCCGTCTTGGCGCCGATTTCGTGTTCCCGCTTGATGCCGATGAGTTGCTCAAGGTAGCGTCCCGGCCGGCCCTGGAGGCCGCACTGGCGGCGATTCCGCGGGGTCAATGCGGACGCCTGCGCTGGCAGAACTACATCGTCACTGCGGCAGACGACACGGCGCAACTCAACCCGGTCGCACGCATCCGCCATCGTGCCCAGACAGAACCCAAGGAGGAACACAAGGTCGTGCTGCCGCGCGGCTCGCTGGCCGATCCGTCCTGGCAGATCGCCTACGGCAATCACTTCCTCACCCGTGAGACCGCCGCCGGTGTCGAGACCGCGCTCACGCAAGACATCGACGGCGCAGTCCTGGCCCATTTCCCGGTCCGCTCACAGGAGCAACTGCACCAGAAAATCATTCTCGGCTGGCTCTCGGTGCGGCTGCAGAACCCGGTTGACTTCAAGCCGGTTGAGGCCGCAGCCAGCGCCGACACCCAGTTCTGGCACTGGCGGGATCTGTTCGCCAGCACGCTGCGCAATCCACGGTTCTCAGCGGCGGACCTGCAATGTTTCGCGCTCGCGCTCTACGTGCACAAATGCCGCATTGATGATCCCCTGCCACCGATGTCGCTGGTGGAGGACCCGCTACCGACTCCTTACAGTCTGCGCTACACGGCCCCGGCAACGGACGTGGCGCTGACCAGTCTGGCGCGCTGGACCGACCGCCTGCTCACCCGCGTCGGCGACATGCTGTAG
- a CDS encoding alpha/beta fold hydrolase → MSTTDLHLTAADGYRLTATHFGAPGDQWIVMASATAVPRGFYRRFAEYAQQQGINVITTDYRGIGDSKHGSLRGFEMEYADWSRYDLAAAVDYALARGKVWLVGHSLGGHAIGQLPHPNELQAAYVCGVGAGWHGWMPRPERYRAWALWNVVGPVVTRIYGYQPMSKFGLGEDIPMGAYRDWKKWCHLPHYFFDDPDARAITDRFADVRVPIAAAVSTDDLWAPPRSRDAFFKGYTSTAVDRVDFTPGELKVKQIGHMGYFRAQTGIELWPRMLAWLGKHGLMTGSHR, encoded by the coding sequence ATGAGCACCACCGATCTGCACCTCACCGCCGCCGACGGCTACCGGCTGACAGCCACCCACTTCGGCGCGCCGGGCGACCAGTGGATCGTGATGGCGAGCGCGACAGCAGTTCCGCGGGGCTTCTATCGCCGCTTCGCCGAATACGCCCAGCAGCAGGGTATCAACGTGATCACCACCGATTACCGCGGCATCGGCGACTCGAAGCATGGTTCGCTGCGGGGCTTCGAGATGGAATACGCCGACTGGTCGCGCTATGACCTGGCCGCTGCGGTTGACTACGCGCTGGCCCGCGGCAAGGTCTGGCTGGTCGGGCACAGCCTGGGCGGCCACGCCATCGGCCAGTTGCCGCATCCGAACGAGCTGCAGGCCGCCTATGTCTGCGGCGTGGGTGCTGGCTGGCACGGCTGGATGCCGCGCCCGGAACGCTACCGCGCCTGGGCGCTGTGGAACGTCGTCGGACCAGTGGTCACCCGCATCTATGGCTACCAGCCGATGAGCAAATTTGGCCTCGGCGAAGACATCCCCATGGGCGCTTACCGCGACTGGAAGAAGTGGTGCCATTTGCCGCACTACTTTTTTGACGATCCCGACGCCCGCGCCATCACTGACCGTTTTGCCGATGTGCGCGTCCCCATCGCGGCCGCCGTCAGCACTGACGACCTGTGGGCGCCACCGCGTTCGCGCGACGCCTTCTTCAAGGGCTACACCAGCACCGCCGTTGATCGGGTCGACTTCACGCCGGGCGAACTGAAGGTGAAGCAGATCGGCCACATGGGCTACTTCCGTGCGCAGACAGGCATTGAGTTGTGGCCCAGGATGCTGGCCTGGCTCGGAAAACACGGGCTCATGACCGGCAGCCACCGTTAG
- a CDS encoding TetR/AcrR family transcriptional regulator, with product MTRHAPASGSTAAATTPDTRTRILKAAQQLFRKRGYHGTGLNDILELAQAPKGSMYHHFPGGKEQIGVCVIHDLTDGLIALFTAGRARSAHTLLSQVGEQLVTVAEKTNFEICALYSSFVAERAASPLLGEAVSAGYGQMIDTLAARLVQDGMPSRVAAETAQVAVALLEGGSLLAQARRDAALFRTAVKQAAALCRVERPPAS from the coding sequence ATGACCCGCCATGCTCCAGCCAGCGGCAGTACCGCCGCAGCAACGACGCCCGATACCCGCACCCGCATCCTGAAGGCCGCGCAGCAGTTGTTTCGCAAGCGCGGCTATCACGGTACCGGGCTTAACGACATCCTCGAGCTGGCGCAAGCACCGAAGGGCTCGATGTATCACCACTTCCCGGGCGGCAAGGAGCAGATCGGCGTATGCGTGATCCATGACCTGACTGACGGCCTGATTGCGCTCTTCACAGCGGGTCGCGCGCGCAGCGCCCACACCCTGCTGTCGCAGGTGGGCGAGCAACTGGTGACAGTGGCCGAGAAGACCAACTTCGAAATCTGTGCGCTGTACTCATCTTTCGTCGCCGAGCGGGCGGCATCGCCGCTGCTGGGCGAAGCGGTGTCGGCCGGTTACGGCCAGATGATCGACACGCTGGCAGCACGGCTGGTGCAGGACGGCATGCCCTCCCGTGTGGCCGCAGAAACCGCCCAGGTGGCCGTGGCCCTGCTCGAAGGCGGGTCACTGCTGGCTCAGGCACGACGCGATGCGGCGCTGTTCCGAACCGCAGTGAAGCAGGCCGCCGCGCTTTGCCGCGTGGAGCGCCCGCCGGCGAGCTGA
- a CDS encoding D-amino acid aminotransferase, with translation MIFLNGEWMPVEDAKISVLDRGFIFGDGVYEYVPVIDGKPYRLDGHLIRLDNSCKEIGLKNPYSNARWAELVLEAARRNGPGDQGVYWQITRGVAKRDHSFPKDIEPTVFMMSNPLPKLTAEQVDNGVPCYTFPDKRWHRCHIKSISLLGNVLAKQHATEHGGAEVVMIRDGFMTEASASNVFCVFGDTIVSPPKDNHILGGITLDGVFDLAKKNGLKLEVRPVPEAEMWAADELWLSSSSKGVLAITTLDDKPIGNAAHKGKPGPMFKKMFALMQADMRGA, from the coding sequence GTGATTTTTCTGAATGGCGAGTGGATGCCGGTTGAGGACGCAAAGATCAGCGTGCTCGATCGTGGCTTCATCTTTGGTGATGGTGTCTATGAGTACGTGCCAGTCATCGACGGCAAACCGTATCGCCTCGACGGGCATCTGATTCGCCTTGACAACTCCTGCAAGGAAATCGGCCTCAAGAACCCCTACAGCAACGCGCGGTGGGCCGAGCTGGTGCTGGAGGCGGCACGTCGCAATGGCCCCGGAGATCAAGGCGTGTACTGGCAGATCACCCGCGGCGTGGCCAAGCGCGACCACAGCTTTCCGAAGGATATAGAGCCGACGGTGTTCATGATGTCGAACCCGTTGCCGAAGCTCACCGCAGAGCAGGTCGACAACGGCGTGCCGTGCTACACCTTCCCCGACAAGCGCTGGCATCGCTGCCACATCAAGAGCATTTCACTGCTCGGCAATGTGCTGGCCAAGCAGCACGCGACCGAGCACGGTGGCGCCGAGGTCGTGATGATCCGTGATGGCTTCATGACGGAGGCGTCAGCCTCGAACGTATTCTGCGTGTTCGGCGACACCATCGTTTCGCCGCCGAAGGACAACCACATTCTCGGTGGCATCACGCTGGACGGCGTGTTTGACCTGGCGAAGAAGAATGGATTGAAACTCGAAGTGCGTCCGGTGCCGGAGGCCGAGATGTGGGCGGCCGACGAACTGTGGCTATCGTCCTCCAGCAAGGGTGTGCTGGCGATCACCACGCTCGACGACAAACCAATCGGCAATGCTGCGCACAAGGGCAAACCAGGGCCGATGTTCAAAAAGATGTTCGCCCTGATGCAGGCAGACATGCGTGGGGCCTGA
- a CDS encoding YbeD family protein: MTAPATPTPANAGETNFVFPTVYPLKVAGKNDVALESTVVEIVRRHVNDFDETTVTVRESKGGKYLAVSVSFTATSKAQLDALYQDLTAHPDIVWAL, translated from the coding sequence ATGACTGCACCCGCCACCCCGACGCCCGCCAATGCGGGCGAGACCAATTTTGTCTTCCCGACGGTCTATCCGCTGAAAGTCGCCGGCAAGAACGATGTTGCACTGGAAAGCACGGTCGTCGAGATCGTGCGCCGCCATGTAAACGATTTCGACGAAACGACGGTAACCGTACGCGAATCAAAGGGCGGCAAGTACCTCGCTGTCTCGGTGAGTTTCACGGCAACCTCGAAGGCGCAACTCGACGCGCTTTATCAGGACCTGACTGCGCACCCGGATATCGTCTGGGCGCTGTGA